The Miscanthus floridulus cultivar M001 chromosome 17, ASM1932011v1, whole genome shotgun sequence genome has a window encoding:
- the LOC136517596 gene encoding protein EARLY RESPONSIVE TO DEHYDRATION 15-like → MAVVSGSGGRLNPWAEPFVPSGVRYRGLQTAEAAPEQEVEDFSPEWWLLVSASPAFRDRWLREYGALGLLDAEEDLGDDAEVDAFLPDDFFSPPAPRQGSEREGGAAGAGKRASGGLEVAAWGIDKWWRAHGGPPEPSRYAEKAPRRVASGARVNPRPIQQPR, encoded by the exons ATGGCTGTTGTGAGCGGCAGCGGCGGGAGGCTGAACCCCTGGGCGGAGCCCTTCGTGCCTTCCGGGGTGCGGTACCGTGGCCTGCagacggcggaggcggcgccggagcaggaggtggaggacttctcccccGAGTGGTGGCTCCTGGTGTCCGCCTCCCCGGCCTTCCGCGACCGCTGGCTCCGCGAGTACGGCGCGCTCGGCCTACTCGACGCCGAGGAGGACCTGGGCGACGACGCGGAGGTCGACGCCTTCCTCCCCGACGACTTCTTCTCCCCTCCGGCCCCGCGCCAAG GAAGCGAGCGTgagggcggcgcggccggggccGGCAAGAGGGCCAGCGGAGGCCTCGAGGTGGCGGCGTGGGGCATCGACAAGTGGTGGAGGGCGCACGGGGGTCCGCCGGAGCCCTCGAGGTACGCGGAGAAGGCGCCCCGGAGGGTGGCCTCCGGCGCCAGGGTGAACCCCCGCCCCATCCAGCAGCCGCGCTGA